A stretch of DNA from Arthrobacter globiformis:
GCCAGGCTGACCGAAATCTACGGCACAGCCACCGTGGCCGACATGGAGGACGCCGGGTTGCTGACCGTGGCCGACACTGGGGACCGCTGGGTCTCGCTGCGGGAACAGTACCTGGGGGACGTCGTGCGCTCCTGGCTCAGCATCTCCCGGCGTCGTGAACTGCGGACCCAGCTGCTGCGCGGCCACGAACCCGAGCTGTCTGCCCTGACCTTGGAGGAACGGATCGAGTTCGCCGCCTGGACCAAGGAGTGCCAGGCCGAGCTCAGCCCCGCCATGGCGGTGGCCGCGGCGGAGGCGGCCGTGCAGCTCTTTGACCCGCGGTTCGCGATCTCCTGCGTTGAAGGCATCAAGAAGACCGACGACGTCTGGGTGGAAGCGCAGCTGTACAAGGCAACGGCGTACCTGCTGCTCGACCTGCCGCTGCAGGCCATGGCCGCGCTGGAGGACATTTCCCAGGCACAGCTGAACGGGCTCGGCGAGCAGGCCTTGGCCCGGGTGGTCGCAGCCAAAACCCGGGTCATGGTCTGGCTGCCGGAGCTCTGTGACAAAGTGCCGGACGAGCTGGCGGCCGCCCGGGAGAGGCTCGGCGTCGCCGGCGGAGTGGCAGCCAACTGGCCAGAACCCGTTGGCGTAGCGGCCAACGTCATCACCCTGGCCGAGTTTGAATACAAGTCCTTCATCGGCGACTACGCCTCCATGATCACCGAGTTGGAGGAAGCCTCCGACCCCGCGGTCAACAAGGATCCCGGCCTGAGGATCCAGGCGGCTCTGATCCTGATGCACGCCCTGTCGGCGGTCGGCCGGGAAATGGACGCCCTCCAGCTGATGCGGCGCGTCGGCGGGCAGCTCTCGGATGCGGAGCCGCTGACCGGCCTGCGCGAGCGGTTCGCGATGACGTCGTTCAACGTGCTGCTGCAGGCCGGTCAGTGGAAACGGTGCCTGGAACTCGTCGGCCCGGCCCAGGGGCAGGAAGAACGCCGGCTGGCCTACCGCACGTCTGCCACGGAACTCGCCGCCGGAATCGCGTACGTATTCTCCGGCCGTGGCGCGGTGGCCCTGGATTCGCTGCTGTCCGCCGTCGCCCAGCTCGAGCTCCGCCCTGTCCTGAACATGCTGCAGGCCGCCTACGCCGCCACGGCCTTCGCCTACGCCCAGATCGGCAATGCCGGGCAGTCGCACAAGTACCTCGATAAACTCCGCGGAGTGCGCGGGCACTGCAACTTCGGCACCCTGTTCGTCACCGAGTTCTGTGCGGACATGGCCGGGCGCTGGCTGGGGGACACCGATGCCGTGAAGCGTCTGCTCAAGGCAGCACACCGCGACATCGATGCCGGCCGGTACACCCTGGCCGGGATCAGCCTGCTCGGTGCCACCGTGAACGGGACCGATGAGGACTTCCGCCTGATGGAGGAGGTGGCGGGCCACCGGCAGGGGACCCTCGCCGAGATCTCGCGCCTCATCGCCGTGGGCACCCGCACCAAGGACGCCAAGGTTCTTTTGGAAGGCGCGCACCTGTGCGCCGAACTGGAGCTCGACGCCGTGGAAGCGCGGTGCGTTGCGCTCGCCGTCGACTTTGCCCGCCATTCCGGCGATTCCGCCTCCGCCCGCGTTGCCCAGGCCCGGCTGGACAGCCTCACCGCTACGGTGCCCAGCCTGCCGATCGTTCCCAGCAGCGGAAGCCCGCTCCTTACCGCGCGTGAACGCCAGATCTCCCGGCTGGCCGGAAGGGGCGTATCCAACCGGGACATCGCCCTGGAGATGGGTGTATCAGTCCGAACGGTGGAGGGCCACCTGTACCAGGTCTTCACCAAGCTCGGCGTGACTTCCAGGGGTGATCTGCCTGGCCTCGTCTAACAGCTCCCCATCAAACAGCGCCTCGACCAACCATTCGTCCCACGGCGTCGCGTCCAATGGCCGCGGTGCCAAGGCTGCTTCCGAACTCCGGCAGCTCACCGGCCGCCGCGAAGCGATAGAGCATGTCTGCACGGTCATCCGGAGCCGGGCCAGCCAGGCGGTCTACCTGATGGCGGGCCCCGGGGTCGGCAAGACAAGTGTTACGGACGCCGTGCGGGAGAAGCTGGCGGCAGAGATGACGGTGCTCCGCGTCCACGGCAGCGCCTCACTGGCCAAGGTCCCCTACGGCGTGCTGGCGCCCTACACGTCAGGCCTCGCCCCCGAGGAAGCGGACTCGCCTGTGGCGGTGCTGCGGGCCGTCTGGGCCCACTTCCAGGAGCTAAGGGGAAGCAGCGACCTGAAGGGCGGCAGCGAAACCCCCGTGCTCCTGGTGGTGGACGATGCCCACCACCTCGATGAGGCCACGGCCAGCATGGTGGTGGACATGACCTCGGCCGGCTGGGCGACCGTGCTGGCAGCCGGGCGGCCGCGGCCGGGCCTGCCGCAGGCCCTGAACCAGCTCTGGTACGACGGCCTGGCAGAACGCATTGATCTCCGGCCGCTCAATGGCGAGCAGGTCAGGGAGGTGGTGGAGCACACCCTCCAGGGGACCGTTCCCGTCAGCACCGTCCAATCACTGTGGTCCGCCTCGGGCGGCAACCCCCTGCTCCTCGACTGCCTGCTGGGGGATGCAACAGCTTCCGGAACGCTGGTCCAGCGTAACGGGATCTGGGTGCTGCTCGGCC
This window harbors:
- a CDS encoding helix-turn-helix transcriptional regulator, which translates into the protein MSIEPLSWGRGSTAGVLAGPVGVAGGTDLQRWSVPARSADLEAIRTALTDPESLGVVITGARGVGKSSLARTAVAELGPDVWPLQLRSPLSGSQTSYGCLAFLLARLPQSALASPTAILQGITSLIRSDAAGRDCVITLDTTGQIDDMSAGVILNIMLTHTARVIAIAPSTSDLPADFHWLLTDRRLTEVRLDNLNELQTRQVLLTLLGHRVSASLVSTYHAIVGGNPLLLKALVTEQQQSGNLVLSDSVWTLRDRVVLDGATGLDDIVRSRWTREEPETREVIEMLACARRVPLARLTEIYGTATVADMEDAGLLTVADTGDRWVSLREQYLGDVVRSWLSISRRRELRTQLLRGHEPELSALTLEERIEFAAWTKECQAELSPAMAVAAAEAAVQLFDPRFAISCVEGIKKTDDVWVEAQLYKATAYLLLDLPLQAMAALEDISQAQLNGLGEQALARVVAAKTRVMVWLPELCDKVPDELAAARERLGVAGGVAANWPEPVGVAANVITLAEFEYKSFIGDYASMITELEEASDPAVNKDPGLRIQAALILMHALSAVGREMDALQLMRRVGGQLSDAEPLTGLRERFAMTSFNVLLQAGQWKRCLELVGPAQGQEERRLAYRTSATELAAGIAYVFSGRGAVALDSLLSAVAQLELRPVLNMLQAAYAATAFAYAQIGNAGQSHKYLDKLRGVRGHCNFGTLFVTEFCADMAGRWLGDTDAVKRLLKAAHRDIDAGRYTLAGISLLGATVNGTDEDFRLMEEVAGHRQGTLAEISRLIAVGTRTKDAKVLLEGAHLCAELELDAVEARCVALAVDFARHSGDSASARVAQARLDSLTATVPSLPIVPSSGSPLLTARERQISRLAGRGVSNRDIALEMGVSVRTVEGHLYQVFTKLGVTSRGDLPGLV